TGGTGGTGCCGTCACCGGTGATGTCGTTGGTCTTGGAGGCAATCTCGATCATCAGCTTGGCGCCGATGTTCTCCAGGTGATCCTCCAGTTCCACCTCTTTGGCTACGCTCACCCCGTCTTTGGTAATGGTGGGGCTACCGAATTTCTTCTCCAGCACCACATTGCGGCCACGGGGGCCCAGGGTCACCTTGACGGCGTTGGCAACCGCGTTCATGCCGCGCTCGAGGCTCCGGCGTGCAGCTTCATCAAAAACCAGCATTTTTGCCATGGTTGTACTCCTTTCAGTCTTGCATGGATCGAGTGGCTAATAGCTTTTGGGTTTTTGCTATGGACTATTAGCTATCGACTTTTTCTTACATCACAGCCAGCAGGTCACGTTCGGAGAGGATGATGTACTCTTCCCCGTCAATCTCGATCTCGGTGCCGCCGTACTTGGCAAATACCACCGTATCGCCCTGCTTAACTTCCAGGGGCACCTTGGTGCCGTTATCCAGCAGCCGACCGCTGCCCACGGCAATCACCTTACCTTTTTGGGGTTTTTCCTTGGCGGTGTCGGGCAGCACAATGCCACCTTTGGTCTTGGCTTCTTCTTCGATACGCTTGACCACCACACGGTCACCCAGGGGTCTGAGCATGGTCGCTGTTGCCATAGAAACTTCCTCCTTACAGGTTTATTGACAGTCGTGGGTTTAGAGTGTCAACCCAAGAAAGTATTATTTTGGGTTAGCTGAAGGATTGTCAAGAGGGCTGGGCTACAAGACCTAAAACAGTTGAGTATGCTTATATCAAGCCTACGCTGAGGCATGAGGCAAAAATGTGCTGAGGCGCTGTTAGACTCGATTCAGCAAGTTGGGGGTCTGGTAACAAAATACGTAGTATGCTCTTTAGCTTTCAGAACAAGCCGCACATCGTAACCTTGGGCCTTTGGTGCAGTGCCAGTACGGCTACCTTTGTACGTCCGTGCAAAAACCACCCCACCCCGCTTCGTCCCCTACCTCCCCTTATATCTTAGAAAAGGGCAAGGTGTAGTAGACCGTTCCTCCCCAGGGCTGTTTGAAAACGATCTTCTTGAATCCAGAACCAGTGTTGCGGAAAGGGGCCACCGTAAAAATTCTCATGTGGCGCCAGAACCACGCCGCTGCCGAACCGCCTCGAACAGCATCAAAGCCGCCGTTACCGAGACGTTAAGGCTATCAGCCTCACCTTGCATGGGAATCCGAACCTCGAGGTCGGCCCTGTGAAGCCATTCCGGACTCAATCCGGTGTGCTCGGGCCCCAGCACGATGGCCACCGGCCCCCGCAAGTCGGCGTCCCAGTAGGTTTGATCGGCGTGGGGGGTGGTGGCCACCAGCCGAATAGGGTGTTCTTCTAGCCACTCCAGCAGTTTCTGTTCGGAAGCAACATAGGTGGGTTGTGAAAAAACCACCCCGGTGGAGTTGCGAATGACCTGGGGGCTGTACACATCCACCCCCCCAGCCACCAGCACTGCATGGGCGCCGGCGGCGTCTGCCGACCGTAGCAAAGCCCCCAGGTTGCCGGGTTTTTCCAGGCCCACCGCTACCAAGAGCAGGGCATTGGGTGGAGGCTTAAAATCGGCCAGAGAAGGGTTGGGCATCCGCGCCACGGCCACCACCCCAGCCGGGTTTTCGCGGGTGCTAAGCTTTTTGAGCACCGCTTCGGAGACTCGGTTCACCGGTGAGCGTTGTTGGCTTTCGAGCTCCTCAACCACCCGAGCCTCGTCGGGGCCAAGCTCCAGCGCGCAGTAGGCTTCTACCACCTTAATGCCTGCTGCCAAGGCGCGCTCGAGCTCCCGGTGGCCTTCAATCAGAAACAACCCGCTTCGCTCGCGTTCTCTGCGTTCTTTGAGCTTGGCGGCTGCTTTGATGCGGGGGTTGGCGATAGAGGTGAGGTACATGGGCTCATCTTAGAGCAGCTCGAGCTTAGGCCAGCCCACCAGCAAATCCTGTTCGGTAAGGGATTCACCCTCGGCCTCGGGCGTCCAGGCGATGTAGGCGGCGAGGGTATTGGTGGGGCTCGAGGTAGCCAAGGCCATCAGGGCTTGCCGGGCCCCCTCGCGGCGCAGGGGGGTAGGTACCGGGGGCAGGCTACCGCTTACGGCCAGCAGCAGCGTTACCAATAGATACCGTCCGTCGGGCTCGGCTTTGGGCTGGTATCCGGCTTGCACCACTTCCTTGCCTTCGAAGTGCCGGTAGGTTTCTACAAACTCCGAGCGGGTCTCGGTCATCCAGGCGTCGAACTGCCCCTCGGCTTTTTGCAGACTGCCCGTCCAGACGTCATACATGCCAAAACGCCAGCCGGCCTGTTCGCGCAATAGCAACACGGCGGCGTTATCTATGAGGTCGGCTAGGCCCCGGGCGCTTTCGGTGTCGGCGGTTTGGGCCAGGTGGCGTAGGTTAGCTTGCAGCTCGGGAGAAAAAAGGGTGGCCAGCCGGAGCCGGGCAACGGTGCTCTCGGGTTCGTTGCCCACACTGCTCCCGGCCCGCTGCAAGCCCCGAATCATGGAAAAGCTCAACAGTACAATTCCCCCGATAAATACCAGGGCGATGAGGTCAAACCCGTAGCCCGAACCCGGGCTGATGAAGATGGGGGGGCGGGTGCTGGGGTAGCTGGGGGCGTTGGGGGGGTAGTAATCGCGGGGGTAGGTGGGGTAGGTAGGATAGCTCCGGGGGGTTGGGAGGGGTAGGGAAGGAGCGGGTGAGGGATTGACCCGTGGAACTGAAGGGGCGGGTCTGGGGCTGGAAAAGCCGCCCCGACCCCCCACGCCGCCGCCGCTGCGCTGAGCCAAGGCGGAATTCCATCCAGGCCAGGGGCTATCCTCAGGAGCGGCTACCAAAGCCCCCAGCAGGAGGATATAAACCCAGGCCCATTTCATCTTTATCAGCATACGCTATTGCGCTCGAGGTTTTTATTGCTATTGATATAATCAGTAAACTTGATAATAATAGACTCAGATTGAGACCACAAAGACCCTATGCCCGCGGGTATAAATGAGTGGACAGGAGATAATATGAGCGACAGAAACGATAAAAATAACACCCACCTCCCCGAGAGGCTCCCGGTCTGTCCGGTGCGCGGCTCGGTGATTTACCCCAGCATGGTGATGCCCATAGATGCGGGGCGTCCTATTTCCATTAAGGCGATCGAGGCGGCTTTAGCCCAAGAGCGGGTCATTTTGATTGTGAGCCAGCGTGATAAGGAGGTGGAAGCGCCCGGCCCAAACGACCTGTATGAGGTGGGCACGGCCTGCAACATTCTGCGGATGCGCAAGAACGCCGACGGTTCGGTGCAGATGTTGGTGCAGGCCTTTGCTCGAGTCCGGGTGCAGCAGTACTACCAGGCCCAGGGTTATCTGGAAGCCAGAGTAGAACCGCTAACGGAAGTGGAAGGCAATGCTACCGAGGCCACTGCGCTTTTCCGTGAGGTCAAGGAGCGCTTTGAAAACCTCTTGCGGGAGGGCAAATACCTCTCGCCCGAGGTGGCCCAGTTCATCCTGAACCTCGAGGATGCTTCGCAACTAGCCGACTACATCGCCTATCACCTCGATTTCAAGTTAGAGGACAAACAGCAGATTCTGGCGACTCCCTCGGTGGTGGATCGGCTCAAGCGCATTGCCATTTTGCTCGACGCCGAGCTGGATTTGCTGGAAACCCAGCGCCGCATTCAGCAGCAGGTGAAGGAAGAAATTGACAAAAACCAGCGGGAGTTTTATCTGCGGGAGCAGATGAAGGCCATCCAACGGGAGCTGCACGGTGAAGAAGGTGAGCTGGAAGTCGAGGAGTTCCGCAAAAAGATTGCGGCCCTCAAGCTGCCACCCAACGTATTGTCCGAGGTAGAGCGCGAGCTCTCTCGCTTTGCCCGCATGCACCCCGACTCGGCCGAAGCCAGTGTGGTGCGTACCTACCTCGACTGGATTATCAACCTCCCCTGGAATACCCGCACAGAGGATCAAATTGACCTCAAGGAGGCCAAAAAAATCCTGGACGAAGACCACTACGGCCTGGAAAAGGTCAAGGATCGTGTGCTGGAGTACCTGGCGGTGCGCAAACTGAAACTCGAGCGCCAACAAAAAGGAGAAATTCCGCCCGAAGAAGTCTCCAAAGGACCCATCCTGCTTTTTGTGGGACCGCCAGGTGTAGGCAAGACCTCCATTGCCATGTCCATCGCCAAAAGCCTGGGTCGCAAATACCACCGCATCTCGCTGGGGGGTGTGCGGGACGAGTCCGACATTCGCGGACACCGTCGTACTTACATTGGGGCCATGCCGGGCCGCATCATCCAGGGAATGCGCCAGGTCGGTAGTAAGAACCCGGTCATCCTGCTGGATGAAGTTGATAAGCTGGGGGTTTCCTACCAGGGCGACCCGGCGGCTGCGTTGCTAGAACTCCTCGACCCCGCACAGAACAAGGAGTTCACCGACCACTACCTGGGGGTACCCTTCGATATGAGCGAGGTGCTCTTTATTTGCACGGCCAACTTCCCCGAGAACATCCCCGGGCCGCTTTTCGACCGCATGGAGTTGATCGAGTTTACCAGCTACATCGAGCAGGAAAAGCTCGAGATTGCCAAGCGCTACCTGCTGCCTCGCCAGCTTGCCGAGAACGGGCTCAAGGAAAACCAGGTGCACATCACCGAGGCTGCCCTGATGCACCTGATCACCCACTACACCCGCGAGGCGGGGGTGCGGAACCTCGAGCGCGAGATTGGGGCGCTTTTGCGCAAGTCGGCTCGAGTCATTCTGGAAAGCGGCAAAAAACGGGTTCGCATTACCGATGCCGATTTGGAAAAATACCTAGGCCCGGCCCGCTTCCAACCCGAGGCTGAGGCTCGAACCCCGCAGGTAGGGGTGGCCACCGGGATGTTCTACACCCCGGTAGGGGGCGACATCATGTTCATTGAGGTCTCGGTCATGCCGGGCAAGGGCAACCTGATCCTGACCGGCCAGCTTGGCGATGTGATGAAGGAGTCGGCGCGGGCGGCGCTTTCCTACGCCAAGAAAAACGCCACCCGCTTTGGCATACCGCTCGAGAAGTTCGATAACTCGGATGTGCACATCCATGTGCCGGCGGGTGCGGTGCCCAAGGAAGGCCCCTCGGCAGGAACCGCCATTACCTCGGCGCTGGTCTCGGCCCTGGCCGAAATACCGGTGCGCAACGAGGTGGCCATGACCGGGGAAATTACCCTCACCGGCCGGGTGCTGCCCATTGGAGGGGTGAAGGAAAAGGTGC
This genomic stretch from Meiothermus sp. harbors:
- the groES gene encoding co-chaperone GroES encodes the protein MLRPLGDRVVVKRIEEEAKTKGGIVLPDTAKEKPQKGKVIAVGSGRLLDNGTKVPLEVKQGDTVVFAKYGGTEIEIDGEEYIILSERDLLAVM
- a CDS encoding RNA methyltransferase, whose product is MYLTSIANPRIKAAAKLKERRERERSGLFLIEGHRELERALAAGIKVVEAYCALELGPDEARVVEELESQQRSPVNRVSEAVLKKLSTRENPAGVVAVARMPNPSLADFKPPPNALLLVAVGLEKPGNLGALLRSADAAGAHAVLVAGGVDVYSPQVIRNSTGVVFSQPTYVASEQKLLEWLEEHPIRLVATTPHADQTYWDADLRGPVAIVLGPEHTGLSPEWLHRADLEVRIPMQGEADSLNVSVTAALMLFEAVRQRRGSGAT
- a CDS encoding DUF1517 domain-containing protein gives rise to the protein MKWAWVYILLLGALVAAPEDSPWPGWNSALAQRSGGGVGGRGGFSSPRPAPSVPRVNPSPAPSLPLPTPRSYPTYPTYPRDYYPPNAPSYPSTRPPIFISPGSGYGFDLIALVFIGGIVLLSFSMIRGLQRAGSSVGNEPESTVARLRLATLFSPELQANLRHLAQTADTESARGLADLIDNAAVLLLREQAGWRFGMYDVWTGSLQKAEGQFDAWMTETRSEFVETYRHFEGKEVVQAGYQPKAEPDGRYLLVTLLLAVSGSLPPVPTPLRREGARQALMALATSSPTNTLAAYIAWTPEAEGESLTEQDLLVGWPKLELL
- the lon gene encoding endopeptidase La, which gives rise to MSDRNDKNNTHLPERLPVCPVRGSVIYPSMVMPIDAGRPISIKAIEAALAQERVILIVSQRDKEVEAPGPNDLYEVGTACNILRMRKNADGSVQMLVQAFARVRVQQYYQAQGYLEARVEPLTEVEGNATEATALFREVKERFENLLREGKYLSPEVAQFILNLEDASQLADYIAYHLDFKLEDKQQILATPSVVDRLKRIAILLDAELDLLETQRRIQQQVKEEIDKNQREFYLREQMKAIQRELHGEEGELEVEEFRKKIAALKLPPNVLSEVERELSRFARMHPDSAEASVVRTYLDWIINLPWNTRTEDQIDLKEAKKILDEDHYGLEKVKDRVLEYLAVRKLKLERQQKGEIPPEEVSKGPILLFVGPPGVGKTSIAMSIAKSLGRKYHRISLGGVRDESDIRGHRRTYIGAMPGRIIQGMRQVGSKNPVILLDEVDKLGVSYQGDPAAALLELLDPAQNKEFTDHYLGVPFDMSEVLFICTANFPENIPGPLFDRMELIEFTSYIEQEKLEIAKRYLLPRQLAENGLKENQVHITEAALMHLITHYTREAGVRNLEREIGALLRKSARVILESGKKRVRITDADLEKYLGPARFQPEAEARTPQVGVATGMFYTPVGGDIMFIEVSVMPGKGNLILTGQLGDVMKESARAALSYAKKNATRFGIPLEKFDNSDVHIHVPAGAVPKEGPSAGTAITSALVSALAEIPVRNEVAMTGEITLTGRVLPIGGVKEKVLGARRAGIREVILPKPNQADLQDIPAYLRQNLVFHFAENLDQVLDWALVGGLRALEQKTLTSVPKKSRRSKAQPVARA